Proteins from one Lepidochelys kempii isolate rLepKem1 chromosome 6, rLepKem1.hap2, whole genome shotgun sequence genomic window:
- the BTBD7 gene encoding BTB/POZ domain-containing protein 7 isoform X6, translating to MGANASNYPHSCSPRVGGNSQAQQTFIGTSSYSHQGYGCESKLYSLDHGHEKPQDKKKKSSGLATLKKKFIKRRKSSRSADHAKQMRELLSGWDVRDVNALVEEYEGTSALKELSLQASLARPDARTLQKDMADLYEYKYCTDVDLIFQETCFPVHRAILAARCPFFKTLLSSSPEYGAEIIMDINTAGIDMPMFSALLHYLYTGEFGMEDSRFQNVDILVQLSEEFGTPNSLDVDMRGLFDYMCYYDVVLSFSSNSELVESFGGSPNCLDEELRAHKAIISSRSPFFRHLLQRRIRTGEEITDRTLRTPTRIILDESIIPKKYAKVILNCMYTDVVDLSVLHCSPSVGSLSEVQALVAGKLNMTRAEEAMELYHIALFLEFNMLAQGK from the exons ATGGGTGCTAATGCATCTAACTACCCTCATTCGTGTTCCCCAAGGGTAGGGGGAAATTCGCAGGCACAACAGACATTCATAG GAACGTCATCCTACTCTCATCAAGGTTATGGCTGTGAATCAAAACTGTATAGCCTTGACCATGGCCATGAGAAACCTCaagacaagaaaaagaaaagctctgGCCTTGCCACCCTCAAAAAGAAATTTATTAAGCGTCGGAAATCTAGCCGGTCTGCTGATCATGCCAAGCAGATGCGAGAGCTCCTCTCAGGCTGGGATGTTAGAGATGTCAATGCATTAGTAGAAGAGTATGAGGGAACTTCAGCCTTAAAGGAACTTTCTCTACAAGCGAGTTTGGCAAGACCAGATGCCAGGACACTACAGAAAGACATGGCTGATTTGTATGAGTACAAATACTGTACTGATGTAGACTTAATATTTCAAGAAACTTGCTTCCCTGTGCATCGTGCGATATTAGCAGCAAGGTGTCCATTTTTTAAGACACTGCTTTCTTCCTCTCCAGAATATGGAGCAGAGATAATAATGGATATCAACACAGCTGGCATAGACATGCCTATGTTTTCTGCTTTGTTACACTACCTTTATACAGGAGAGTTTGGAATGGAGGATTCGAGATTCCAAAATGTTGATATCCTTGTGCAGCTTAGTGAAGAATTTGGAACACCAAATTCCTTAGATGTTGATATGCGTGGGCTGTTTGATTATATGTGTTACTATGATGTGGTTCTTAGTTTTTCATCCAACTCTGAACTGGTAGAATCATTTGGTGGAAGTCCAAACTGTTTAGATGAAGAGCTCAGAGCTCACAAAGCTATTATTTCATCACGGTCACCATTTTTTCGACACCTACTGCAAAGGAGGATACGAACTGGTGAAGAAATCACAGACCGAACCCTGCGGACTCCAACTAGAATTATACTGGATGAATCTATCATACCAAAAAAATATGCCAAGGTCATTTTAAACTGTATGTATACAGATGTGGTGGACCTCTCAGTTTTGCACTGCAGCCCCTCAGTGGGGAGTCTAAGTGAAGTTCAGGCTCTTGTAGCAGGAAAACTAAACATGACTAGGGCTGAAGAAGCTATGGAGCTTTATCACATAGCACTGTTTTTGGAGTTTAACATGCTTGCACAAG
- the BTBD7 gene encoding BTB/POZ domain-containing protein 7 isoform X5 yields MGANASNYPHSCSPRVGGNSQAQQTFIGTSSYSHQGYGCESKLYSLDHGHEKPQDKKKKSSGLATLKKKFIKRRKSSRSADHAKQMRELLSGWDVRDVNALVEEYEGTSALKELSLQASLARPDARTLQKDMADLYEYKYCTDVDLIFQETCFPVHRAILAARCPFFKTLLSSSPEYGAEIIMDINTAGIDMPMFSALLHYLYTGEFGMEDSRFQNVDILVQLSEEFGTPNSLDVDMRGLFDYMCYYDVVLSFSSNSELVESFGGSPNCLDEELRAHKAIISSRSPFFRHLLQRRIRTGEEITDRTLRTPTRIILDESIIPKKYAKVILNCMYTDVVDLSVLHCSPSVGSLSEVQALVAGKLNMTRAEEAMELYHIALFLEFNMLAQAPSLST; encoded by the exons ATGGGTGCTAATGCATCTAACTACCCTCATTCGTGTTCCCCAAGGGTAGGGGGAAATTCGCAGGCACAACAGACATTCATAG GAACGTCATCCTACTCTCATCAAGGTTATGGCTGTGAATCAAAACTGTATAGCCTTGACCATGGCCATGAGAAACCTCaagacaagaaaaagaaaagctctgGCCTTGCCACCCTCAAAAAGAAATTTATTAAGCGTCGGAAATCTAGCCGGTCTGCTGATCATGCCAAGCAGATGCGAGAGCTCCTCTCAGGCTGGGATGTTAGAGATGTCAATGCATTAGTAGAAGAGTATGAGGGAACTTCAGCCTTAAAGGAACTTTCTCTACAAGCGAGTTTGGCAAGACCAGATGCCAGGACACTACAGAAAGACATGGCTGATTTGTATGAGTACAAATACTGTACTGATGTAGACTTAATATTTCAAGAAACTTGCTTCCCTGTGCATCGTGCGATATTAGCAGCAAGGTGTCCATTTTTTAAGACACTGCTTTCTTCCTCTCCAGAATATGGAGCAGAGATAATAATGGATATCAACACAGCTGGCATAGACATGCCTATGTTTTCTGCTTTGTTACACTACCTTTATACAGGAGAGTTTGGAATGGAGGATTCGAGATTCCAAAATGTTGATATCCTTGTGCAGCTTAGTGAAGAATTTGGAACACCAAATTCCTTAGATGTTGATATGCGTGGGCTGTTTGATTATATGTGTTACTATGATGTGGTTCTTAGTTTTTCATCCAACTCTGAACTGGTAGAATCATTTGGTGGAAGTCCAAACTGTTTAGATGAAGAGCTCAGAGCTCACAAAGCTATTATTTCATCACGGTCACCATTTTTTCGACACCTACTGCAAAGGAGGATACGAACTGGTGAAGAAATCACAGACCGAACCCTGCGGACTCCAACTAGAATTATACTGGATGAATCTATCATACCAAAAAAATATGCCAAGGTCATTTTAAACTGTATGTATACAGATGTGGTGGACCTCTCAGTTTTGCACTGCAGCCCCTCAGTGGGGAGTCTAAGTGAAGTTCAGGCTCTTGTAGCAGGAAAACTAAACATGACTAGGGCTGAAGAAGCTATGGAGCTTTATCACATAGCACTGTTTTTGGAGTTTAACATGCTTGCACAAG
- the BTBD7 gene encoding BTB/POZ domain-containing protein 7 isoform X4: MGANASNYPHSCSPRVGGNSQAQQTFIGTSSYSHQGYGCESKLYSLDHGHEKPQDKKKKSSGLATLKKKFIKRRKSSRSADHAKQMRELLSGWDVRDVNALVEEYEGTSALKELSLQASLARPDARTLQKDMADLYEYKYCTDVDLIFQETCFPVHRAILAARCPFFKTLLSSSPEYGAEIIMDINTAGIDMPMFSALLHYLYTGEFGMEDSRFQNVDILVQLSEEFGTPNSLDVDMRGLFDYMCYYDVVLSFSSNSELVESFGGSPNCLDEELRAHKAIISSRSPFFRHLLQRRIRTGEEITDRTLRTPTRIILDESIIPKKYAKVILNCMYTDVVDLSVLHCSPSVGSLSEVQALVAGKLNMTRAEEAMELYHIALFLEFNMLAQDEERPH, translated from the exons ATGGGTGCTAATGCATCTAACTACCCTCATTCGTGTTCCCCAAGGGTAGGGGGAAATTCGCAGGCACAACAGACATTCATAG GAACGTCATCCTACTCTCATCAAGGTTATGGCTGTGAATCAAAACTGTATAGCCTTGACCATGGCCATGAGAAACCTCaagacaagaaaaagaaaagctctgGCCTTGCCACCCTCAAAAAGAAATTTATTAAGCGTCGGAAATCTAGCCGGTCTGCTGATCATGCCAAGCAGATGCGAGAGCTCCTCTCAGGCTGGGATGTTAGAGATGTCAATGCATTAGTAGAAGAGTATGAGGGAACTTCAGCCTTAAAGGAACTTTCTCTACAAGCGAGTTTGGCAAGACCAGATGCCAGGACACTACAGAAAGACATGGCTGATTTGTATGAGTACAAATACTGTACTGATGTAGACTTAATATTTCAAGAAACTTGCTTCCCTGTGCATCGTGCGATATTAGCAGCAAGGTGTCCATTTTTTAAGACACTGCTTTCTTCCTCTCCAGAATATGGAGCAGAGATAATAATGGATATCAACACAGCTGGCATAGACATGCCTATGTTTTCTGCTTTGTTACACTACCTTTATACAGGAGAGTTTGGAATGGAGGATTCGAGATTCCAAAATGTTGATATCCTTGTGCAGCTTAGTGAAGAATTTGGAACACCAAATTCCTTAGATGTTGATATGCGTGGGCTGTTTGATTATATGTGTTACTATGATGTGGTTCTTAGTTTTTCATCCAACTCTGAACTGGTAGAATCATTTGGTGGAAGTCCAAACTGTTTAGATGAAGAGCTCAGAGCTCACAAAGCTATTATTTCATCACGGTCACCATTTTTTCGACACCTACTGCAAAGGAGGATACGAACTGGTGAAGAAATCACAGACCGAACCCTGCGGACTCCAACTAGAATTATACTGGATGAATCTATCATACCAAAAAAATATGCCAAGGTCATTTTAAACTGTATGTATACAGATGTGGTGGACCTCTCAGTTTTGCACTGCAGCCCCTCAGTGGGGAGTCTAAGTGAAGTTCAGGCTCTTGTAGCAGGAAAACTAAACATGACTAGGGCTGAAGAAGCTATGGAGCTTTATCACATAGCACTGTTTTTGGAGTTTAACATGCTTGCACAAG